Proteins from a single region of Harpia harpyja isolate bHarHar1 chromosome 14, bHarHar1 primary haplotype, whole genome shotgun sequence:
- the SPG21 gene encoding maspardin produces the protein MGEIKVSPDYNWFRSTVPLKKIIVDDDDSKVWSLYDAGPRSIRCPLIFLPPVSGTADVFFQQILALTGWGYRVIALQYPVYWDHLEFCDGFRKLLDHLQLDKVHLFGASLGGFLAQKFAEYTHKSPRVQSLILCNSFSDTSIFNQTWTANSFWLMPAFMLKKIVLGNFASGPLDPEMADGIDFMVDRLESLGQSELASRLTLNCQNSYVEPHKIRDIPVTIMDVFDQSALSTEAKEEMYKLYPNARRAHLKTGGNFPYLCRSAEVNLYIQIHLLQFHGTRYAAIDPSMVSAEELEVQKISLHTSNEQEEQ, from the exons ATGGGAGAGATTAAAGTCTCTCCTGACTATAACTGGTTCAGAAGCACAGTTCCTCTTAAAAAG ATAATAGTAGATGATGACGACAGTAAAGTCTGGTCGCTGTATGATGCAGGACCTAGGAGTATTCGGTGCCCACTCATATTTCTTCCTCCTGTAAGTGGAACTGCAGATGTGTTTTTCCAGCAAATTTTGGCACTGACTGGATGGGGCTACAGAGTTATCGCT tTGCAGTATCCGGTGTACTGGGATCACCTTGAGTTCTGTGATGGATTCAGAAAGCTGTTAGACCACCTTCAGCTGGATAAA GTTCACCTTTTTGGAGCTTCTCTGGGAGGCTTTCTGGCTCAAAAATTTGCTGAATACACACACAAATCTCCCAGAGTTCAATCTCTGATCCTATGTAATTCCTTTAGTGACACTTCTATCTTCAATCAGACATGGACAGCAAACAG CTTTTGGCTGATGCCTGcttttatgctgaaaaaaattgtcCTTGGGAATTTTGCATCTGGTCCTCTAGATCCTGAAATGGCTGATGGGATTGATTTCATGGTGGACAGG CTGGAGAGTCTGGGCCAGAGCGAGCTCGCTTCAAGACTTACCCTCAACTGCCAGAACTCCTATGTAGAACCTCATAAAATTCGAGACATCCCTGTGACCATTATGGAT GTGTTTGACCAAAGCGCACTTTCAactgaagcaaaagaagaaatgtatAAGCTTTATCCTAATGCCAGAAGAGCTCATCTCAAAACAGGAGGCAACTTCCCATATCTCTGCAGGAGTGCTGAGGTCAACCTATACATTCAA ATCCATTTACTGCAGTTCCATGGTACCCGGTATGCGGCCATTGATCCCTCCATggtcagtgcagaagagctgGAAGTCCAGAAGATCAGTCTTCACACCAGCAATGAGCAAGAAGAGCAATAG
- the ANKDD1A gene encoding ankyrin repeat and death domain-containing protein 1A isoform X2, translated as MGDDLASEGDTLLHSEKEFHDAAKRNDTARMEELIRRGVDIKAKNNTDRTALHWAAGAGNVDAVRLLLDHDVPVDDKDSFGMNALLLSAWFGHLRVLQILVNAGAKINCVNRNGRNLLHCAAQRGHIQVMEFIMEDLEDMCVDKTDKMDRTAFHLAAEYGRLEVVEFLIQLGCSHSAKDKEEDTALHLAAKNGHLSVLQKIIDVGVDLDEKNVEGLTALHLAAEGGHSDCVKLLLEAGADVNAQTQKMNCLHYAALHGYEEIARILMNAGIHIDAVNHQNASATHIAVLQNFPGMVKLFIDAECDLDIPDNRQQTSLHIAAEHGRQDIAEMILIAGVNLKLTDKQGKTSLDVAARGNHINLADMIIKADRFYKWEKDNLNSDSDSWVAKYLTFKQDHRLETQHIRSVMWRLATKYLKPGEWKKLAHCWKFTDAHIRAIEQQWTGTKSYREHGHRMLLIWLHGVITAGENPVKGLYEGLVGIGRRDLAESIRKKANADSASPRKCIAM; from the exons ATGGGGGACGACCTGGCGTCGGAGGGCGACACCC TGCTTCATTCAGAGAAGGAGTTCCATGATGCGGCAAAGCGTAATGACACGGCCAGGATGGAGGAGCTCATCAGGAGAGGGGTTGACATCAAAGCCAAAAACAAT acAGACCGGACTGCCCTGCACTGGGCCGCAGGAGCAGGGAATGTGGATGCTGTGCGACTGCTCCTGGATCACGATGTCCCAGTTGATGACAAAGACAGT TTTGGAATGAATGCGCTTCTCCTGTCTGCCTGGTTTGGCCACCTCCGTGTCTTGCAGATCCTCGTCAATGCTGGGGCCAAGATTAACTGTGTCAACAGG AATGGCAGGAACCTGCTCCACTGTGCAGCTCAGAGGGGACACATCCAGGTGATGGAGTTCATCATGGAAGACCTGGAGGACATGTGTGTGGATAAGACAGACAAG atgGACAGGACAGCATTTCACCTGGCTGCAGAGTATGGGCGGCTGGAGGTGGTGGAGTTCCTAATTCAACTGGGTTGTTCTCACAGTGCCAAAGACAAG GAAGAAGATACAGCATTGCATTTAGCTGCTAAAAACGGACacctctctgtgctgcagaagaTTATAGATGTTGGAGTGGACCTTGATGAAAAGAACGTA GAAGGACTTACAGCTCTGCACCTGGCTGCTGAGGGGGGTCACAGCGACTGTGTGAAGCTGCTCTTGGAAGCAGGTGCCGATGTCAATGCCCAAACCCAG AAGATGAATTGCCTTCATTACGCAGCACTGCATGGCTATGAGGAGATAGCCAGGATCCTCATGAATGCAGGAATCCACATAGATGCTGTTAATCAT CAAAATGCATCAGCAACCCACATTGCGGTACTGCAGAACTTCCCAGGCATGGTGAAGCTCTTCATCGACGCAGAGTGTGACCTTGACATTCCAGATAAT AGGCAGCAGACCTCACTCCACATCGCTGCGGAGCATGGCAGGCAGGACATTGCTGAGATGATTCTCATTGCAGGAGTTAATCTGAAGCTAACAGATAAG CAAGGGAAAACATCTCTGGATGTTGCCGCCCGAGGCAATCACATCAATTTGGCGGACATGATTATCAAAGCTGATCGGTTTTACAAATGGGAAAAG GACAATCTGAACAGCGACTCTGACTCCTGGGTGGCAAAGTACTTGACCTTTAAGCAAGATCACAGGCTGGAAACACAGCACATTCGCTCAGTAATGTGGAGATTAGCTACCAAGTACCTCAAACCTGGTGAATGGAAGAAGCTGGCACATTGCTGGAAATTCACGGATGCCCACATTAGGGCCATTGAGCAACAATGGACAG GCACTAAAAGCTACAGGGAGCACGGCCACAGAATGTTGCTTATCTGGCTCCATGGCGTGATCACGGCAGGAGAAAATCCAGTCAAGGGATTGTATGAAGGCCTTGTGGGGATTGGAAGAAGAGATTTAGCAG AAAGCATTCGTAAAAAAGCAAATGCAGACTCTGCCTCTCCACGGAAGTGTATAGCAATGTAA
- the ANKDD1A gene encoding ankyrin repeat and death domain-containing protein 1A isoform X1: protein MGDDLASEGDTLLHSEKEFHDAAKRNDTARMEELIRRGVDIKAKNNTDRTALHWAAGAGNVDAVRLLLDHDVPVDDKDSFGMNALLLSAWFGHLRVLQILVNAGAKINCVNRNGRNLLHCAAQRGHIQVMEFIMEDLEDMCVDKTDKMDRTAFHLAAEYGRLEVVEFLIQLGCSHSAKDKEEDTALHLAAKNGHLSVLQKIIDVGVDLDEKNVEGLTALHLAAEGGHSDCVKLLLEAGADVNAQTQKKMNCLHYAALHGYEEIARILMNAGIHIDAVNHQNASATHIAVLQNFPGMVKLFIDAECDLDIPDNRQQTSLHIAAEHGRQDIAEMILIAGVNLKLTDKQGKTSLDVAARGNHINLADMIIKADRFYKWEKDNLNSDSDSWVAKYLTFKQDHRLETQHIRSVMWRLATKYLKPGEWKKLAHCWKFTDAHIRAIEQQWTGTKSYREHGHRMLLIWLHGVITAGENPVKGLYEGLVGIGRRDLAESIRKKANADSASPRKCIAM from the exons ATGGGGGACGACCTGGCGTCGGAGGGCGACACCC TGCTTCATTCAGAGAAGGAGTTCCATGATGCGGCAAAGCGTAATGACACGGCCAGGATGGAGGAGCTCATCAGGAGAGGGGTTGACATCAAAGCCAAAAACAAT acAGACCGGACTGCCCTGCACTGGGCCGCAGGAGCAGGGAATGTGGATGCTGTGCGACTGCTCCTGGATCACGATGTCCCAGTTGATGACAAAGACAGT TTTGGAATGAATGCGCTTCTCCTGTCTGCCTGGTTTGGCCACCTCCGTGTCTTGCAGATCCTCGTCAATGCTGGGGCCAAGATTAACTGTGTCAACAGG AATGGCAGGAACCTGCTCCACTGTGCAGCTCAGAGGGGACACATCCAGGTGATGGAGTTCATCATGGAAGACCTGGAGGACATGTGTGTGGATAAGACAGACAAG atgGACAGGACAGCATTTCACCTGGCTGCAGAGTATGGGCGGCTGGAGGTGGTGGAGTTCCTAATTCAACTGGGTTGTTCTCACAGTGCCAAAGACAAG GAAGAAGATACAGCATTGCATTTAGCTGCTAAAAACGGACacctctctgtgctgcagaagaTTATAGATGTTGGAGTGGACCTTGATGAAAAGAACGTA GAAGGACTTACAGCTCTGCACCTGGCTGCTGAGGGGGGTCACAGCGACTGTGTGAAGCTGCTCTTGGAAGCAGGTGCCGATGTCAATGCCCAAACCCAG AAGAAGATGAATTGCCTTCATTACGCAGCACTGCATGGCTATGAGGAGATAGCCAGGATCCTCATGAATGCAGGAATCCACATAGATGCTGTTAATCAT CAAAATGCATCAGCAACCCACATTGCGGTACTGCAGAACTTCCCAGGCATGGTGAAGCTCTTCATCGACGCAGAGTGTGACCTTGACATTCCAGATAAT AGGCAGCAGACCTCACTCCACATCGCTGCGGAGCATGGCAGGCAGGACATTGCTGAGATGATTCTCATTGCAGGAGTTAATCTGAAGCTAACAGATAAG CAAGGGAAAACATCTCTGGATGTTGCCGCCCGAGGCAATCACATCAATTTGGCGGACATGATTATCAAAGCTGATCGGTTTTACAAATGGGAAAAG GACAATCTGAACAGCGACTCTGACTCCTGGGTGGCAAAGTACTTGACCTTTAAGCAAGATCACAGGCTGGAAACACAGCACATTCGCTCAGTAATGTGGAGATTAGCTACCAAGTACCTCAAACCTGGTGAATGGAAGAAGCTGGCACATTGCTGGAAATTCACGGATGCCCACATTAGGGCCATTGAGCAACAATGGACAG GCACTAAAAGCTACAGGGAGCACGGCCACAGAATGTTGCTTATCTGGCTCCATGGCGTGATCACGGCAGGAGAAAATCCAGTCAAGGGATTGTATGAAGGCCTTGTGGGGATTGGAAGAAGAGATTTAGCAG AAAGCATTCGTAAAAAAGCAAATGCAGACTCTGCCTCTCCACGGAAGTGTATAGCAATGTAA
- the ANKDD1A gene encoding ankyrin repeat and death domain-containing protein 1A isoform X3, whose protein sequence is MNALLLSAWFGHLRVLQILVNAGAKINCVNRNGRNLLHCAAQRGHIQVMEFIMEDLEDMCVDKTDKMDRTAFHLAAEYGRLEVVEFLIQLGCSHSAKDKEEDTALHLAAKNGHLSVLQKIIDVGVDLDEKNVEGLTALHLAAEGGHSDCVKLLLEAGADVNAQTQKKMNCLHYAALHGYEEIARILMNAGIHIDAVNHQNASATHIAVLQNFPGMVKLFIDAECDLDIPDNRQQTSLHIAAEHGRQDIAEMILIAGVNLKLTDKQGKTSLDVAARGNHINLADMIIKADRFYKWEKDNLNSDSDSWVAKYLTFKQDHRLETQHIRSVMWRLATKYLKPGEWKKLAHCWKFTDAHIRAIEQQWTGTKSYREHGHRMLLIWLHGVITAGENPVKGLYEGLVGIGRRDLAESIRKKANADSASPRKCIAM, encoded by the exons ATGAATGCGCTTCTCCTGTCTGCCTGGTTTGGCCACCTCCGTGTCTTGCAGATCCTCGTCAATGCTGGGGCCAAGATTAACTGTGTCAACAGG AATGGCAGGAACCTGCTCCACTGTGCAGCTCAGAGGGGACACATCCAGGTGATGGAGTTCATCATGGAAGACCTGGAGGACATGTGTGTGGATAAGACAGACAAG atgGACAGGACAGCATTTCACCTGGCTGCAGAGTATGGGCGGCTGGAGGTGGTGGAGTTCCTAATTCAACTGGGTTGTTCTCACAGTGCCAAAGACAAG GAAGAAGATACAGCATTGCATTTAGCTGCTAAAAACGGACacctctctgtgctgcagaagaTTATAGATGTTGGAGTGGACCTTGATGAAAAGAACGTA GAAGGACTTACAGCTCTGCACCTGGCTGCTGAGGGGGGTCACAGCGACTGTGTGAAGCTGCTCTTGGAAGCAGGTGCCGATGTCAATGCCCAAACCCAG AAGAAGATGAATTGCCTTCATTACGCAGCACTGCATGGCTATGAGGAGATAGCCAGGATCCTCATGAATGCAGGAATCCACATAGATGCTGTTAATCAT CAAAATGCATCAGCAACCCACATTGCGGTACTGCAGAACTTCCCAGGCATGGTGAAGCTCTTCATCGACGCAGAGTGTGACCTTGACATTCCAGATAAT AGGCAGCAGACCTCACTCCACATCGCTGCGGAGCATGGCAGGCAGGACATTGCTGAGATGATTCTCATTGCAGGAGTTAATCTGAAGCTAACAGATAAG CAAGGGAAAACATCTCTGGATGTTGCCGCCCGAGGCAATCACATCAATTTGGCGGACATGATTATCAAAGCTGATCGGTTTTACAAATGGGAAAAG GACAATCTGAACAGCGACTCTGACTCCTGGGTGGCAAAGTACTTGACCTTTAAGCAAGATCACAGGCTGGAAACACAGCACATTCGCTCAGTAATGTGGAGATTAGCTACCAAGTACCTCAAACCTGGTGAATGGAAGAAGCTGGCACATTGCTGGAAATTCACGGATGCCCACATTAGGGCCATTGAGCAACAATGGACAG GCACTAAAAGCTACAGGGAGCACGGCCACAGAATGTTGCTTATCTGGCTCCATGGCGTGATCACGGCAGGAGAAAATCCAGTCAAGGGATTGTATGAAGGCCTTGTGGGGATTGGAAGAAGAGATTTAGCAG AAAGCATTCGTAAAAAAGCAAATGCAGACTCTGCCTCTCCACGGAAGTGTATAGCAATGTAA